The following nucleotide sequence is from Chitinispirillales bacterium ANBcel5.
CTATCATCGTTGCCTTTGTTCTCCAGCTTGAGAATAAATAGTAAAAAAACTTATCCTACACTCTTCTTTAAATAGATTGGAACTTAAAATAACTGATTTGTTCCCTTGAACAACAGATTTAGACAGTTTGCCCGAAGAAATAATGCGGTAGTATCATTTTCAACCGTTTGGGAAAAGTTGGTAGCGCCCCTGCTTAACGAATATTTGAGAAACAATAAAAATCAAAAAATACATCGTTAAGCGGGTATTATACCTTATCACTTATAAGGGTTGTAATGTACGGTGGTAGGTACAAAAGGAGTAGATTATAACAGTTCAGAAAAAATGATTGATCCCACCTGAAAAACGGTAGGACCAAAATCTTTTTTCTTGAGAATAAATAGAATCCTTTCACATAACTCAACGAGCTATTACAATACGCCTCTGAACAGCACGAACTAAAGTTGCAAGTCTTAGGAAATAGGTTCCATTAGCCAGGGATGATATATTTACCGCCTGCAGGTGAATTCCCTTGTTTTTAATATCATTTAGTACTCTCCTTACTACTCTTCCTTTGATATCGTAAAGATTCAAAACCGTAGGCTGATCTTTATCAAGCACATATTCAATAGTAACAAAAGGAGTCTTGGGTGATACTGCATGAACTGTCATTTCAAATGCACTGTTCTGTGAATGACTAAAACTGAGTTGTGCAGTGCTTTGCTCTGGATAAAAAGCTCCCTGGTCACTCCACAACAACCAGTCCATCTGTCCTGCACACTTTTGATCACTAAAAGGGTCGCCGAAACCAAAATGGTTGTCGTCAGTTACAGTTTCAGAGTGTGTCACCTCAAGCGGTACCGGGTTTTCGTTGAAAAAAAAGCGGGTTTCGTTACCTTCTCTGGTTAATCTGTATATGTTCCAGTTCATTACATCAGAACCCTGTGGTAAAGAATTTACCTGACTTCCACCGTGACGAAGGTGATAGCTATTGTCACTGTTTATATAAAGTCTCTCCCGAACTCCAAATAACCTCAAATCTATCACCATTGCCTTTAGGTAATCACCTGGCAGTGCTCTGATTTTAGCAATCACTGTGAATTCGTCTGCAGAAGAGGAGATTTGATGAACCCATTCTCCTTTATTGGAAGCATTATTCGTAATAAGTTGAAGAAAACTATTTCCGGGATTATCCGGATCCTCAATAAGAGAATAGTTAGCCTGATTCCAGTTGCTTTGAGAGAATGGGGGCGAGGAGTTATCGGGCATTGCAGTCCAGTTATATCCGTTCCAAGAGGAGGGGCTATAGATGCTTACAGTGTAGGTTCTGTGTGTTTGGTTATCGCCGGCGATAACTTTGATCAGAGCATCGGAGAAGAGAGGTGCAAAGTTATCGCCGGTAATATTTCTGGGTTGAACAATTTCAACTGAAGCACTGTCATCTTCCGGATCTGCAGAAATTATTGGAGGCACAGAAGTGCCTGCCGCTAGAGTGAGGGTATAAGAGAGCGTTGAAGGATTAAAGGAGGGCAAAGCTTCACCGTCAATCATCAAACTCTGTAATTTTGTATTGCCTGCATCCCCACTCTCTCCATGTTCGTATGCGCCGATATCAGGAGCTGTGCCCGAATAAGGTTCATCAATATCCACTCCTCCATTGACCATGAAGGTTTCTGGTCTTGGTCTGAGCAAAAGTATATCAGGTAAAGAACCATCAGGTTGCCTTGGTCCCTTTGCGGCACTTGTCAATAAACTTAAAAACATATCATCTGTTATGGATTCGCTCTGTTGCCAACTGTTTCCCTGTTGGTCTGAACCGCTTGCTATCCTCACTCCGTTGGGAGAATTATAGCTGAGATTATTATAAAACTGGTGTTGTCCGCTTGATGGTTCATTAGGAAAATCAAAATTCCGGCCATTGTGTGTGATACCATTGTTATAGGCGCTGTTATGAGCAAGATACAAAGCGCCGGTATTATTGTTGTGATCAAACCCTTTACCGTGATTATCAAATGCCATATTTCTTTTAATTATATGATTGCCGGAAATGTGATTGCCACCAAGTTTAAATCCATTTCCACCCCCGTCAAACTCCGGGTGATTCCAAATACTGGAGTTCCCATTGCCAAAGGCCCAGTTGTTTTCCAGTAAAATGGTACTTTCAGCCATCCAGAAATCGAATCCATCATCAGAATTCTCCCAGGCACGATTACCGTAAAAGACATTTCCCGGACCTAATGCTTCATACTTTGCCGCAAAACCATCTGACATATTACCCACTCTGCCCCTAAGGTTAAAATTGCGGTAACTGTCATTGTTTTTTATAAGATTATGTGAGCCATCCTCAAGGTGTATACCTGTAAGTCTGTTTTCGAATGCAACACATTGTTTGATGAAGTTATGGCTGCCATGAATCCGAAATCCGTTTCCACCTGCTCTGGTGAGATGTATTCCAATAACATGCCAGTGGTCACCATTAATGCGTAACCCGTCTCTTCCCGGCTGCTCCTCCTGAGCTTCAAAATTCAACACCGGTGTTTCTTCAGGATAGTTAACAATTGTGATTGGCTTTTCCTGAGTACCACTACTGTTTGCATCGATTCGTCTGTCATGATAGTAGGTTCCACCCCTAAGCACGAAGACATCACCGGGCTCAGCAATCCCTACAGCATGGTCCAGAGTTCCTAATGGGGAGTTCTTTGTTCCGGAGTTACTGTCATCACCATCTGTGGCTATGAAAAAAGTGCGGTCTCCGTCAGGAATATTTGAAAAAGTCGCTATTCCTGAACACAAAGCTATTATCAGGCAAACCAATTTTTTTTTACACTTTAGCAAGTTAGCCCTCCTTGAATACAACGGAAATAAGGAAACGATAGAATATTTACTGGTTGTGTACAGTTTCAATATACCAAAACATCTCCCGAAGGGCATCAAATATGTTGCAATCGAAAGTAATTCCGTGGGCACAGGTGACCACAAAAGTAAAGGGGAGTGAAGGGGATGCTTATCTTCGCACAAGAGATTGAATTGCCATGCTTAGTTTAACTTCATATTATGAACTAAATATCCCCCATAGTGAATGGATCTATGGGGGATATTAGCTGTTTGTAATTATAAACTGGTTAGCGGCTTTCTGGGTATTTGTTGTAATTATAGATGTATTCCCACCAATTGTTGAGCTTGTTGTTATTTATCTGATTAGTATCATCGCTAAATCTTCCCGGTCTATTAGGGATACTTGGTAGAAGCCAGTTTTTGAAAAATCCATGGCGATAGCCGTTTTCGAAGCTTATGGGATCACTTCCCCACACATCTTTTGCCACAGGATAGAAAGTGGCTGTGTAGGTTAGATTTGGATAATTTTCTCTCCAATCCTCGCAAAATGAATAGAAGGAATTGTTTTTTTGGAATCCTACATAATTATCCTGAGTAGATTCAGAGTTAGGTGAATAGTGGCTTACACCACAACCGGCAACATCATTTAGTGAGGTCCCTTTTACCATAGAGAATTCATCCCAGAGGTGTTTGGGTGCTTTTTTATTCTCATAACTGTTCTGATCATAAGGCGATGCTGTCCAGTTACCGAAAACTCTTCGCATATGGCTTTCTATACGATGATAGTAAGCGTCAAAATTTGTTCCTATATCTCTATCGTATGTAATTGTTGGTTTTGAATATTGGATTGTATACAAGGAGAGCAACCTTTTTTGTGATACAACCATTTCGGTTGCAGGTGGGTGCAGGTACATATTGGCTAACATTATTGAAAACGGTGGTTGCCTTTGAAGATTTTTGGTTATTATAGACTATCAAACCACTAAGAACTTTTTCGGGCATATCAATTGAGGTTTTTGAAAGCAGTTGCCAATTTGACCCATTAGTACTGCGATAAAAAGAGAACTGATTTCCCGAACGACTTATTTTTAACCAATGTGGAGCAAATGCAGCGCTTACGTTAAAATGACAGTGTTTTTGTTCCCCCTCCAAAGACCTAGAGTATCCAAAAAGTAGACCACTTTGATTCATTTCAAGTGATACGAACTGAGCATTCGGTTCAAGACCATTTCTTATCATTATACCCACTCTACCACCATGATTTAGATTGTTAATACTCTCTACTTGTGCCACATACTCACCATCACCAAAAAGGGGGGTATAAGTGAATTGGCCTGCATCCTGGGTATGGTTAGATGTCTGCCCAGCTCCGGTGACCATAATTTGTCCGGTAGAGCTGATATATCTTCCATATCCATATTTTCCGATTGAATTATCTAATCCTATGTCATAACTTTGATAGCCATTTGGCAGAATTCCTACTCCAAAATTGCTGTATTCGATGTTTGTGAGAAGACTCAGATGGTTGTGAAATTGTTTACCAGTACCGGTTCTGGCATTTAGATTATCATAAACAACTGCATGAATAGTGTAGTTGCCTGGGCGTACATTGTTCCAAATATAGCGATATGTATCATTTCCAATCGAGGTTGTTGCGGTACCGATGAGATCAAAACCACTGTAGAATTCGACCTTAGAAATACTTCCATCTGGATCAAAAGCTTGTACAAGGAGAGTACAAGTACGCACGACATTACCGGCAGGTCCCATTCTTACTACTGGCCTGTTAACCCTGGGCGGTCGGTTTGCATTAGGACAAACTGTAATAGTGATTGGAGAAGAGATCCGTGTTCCACCCTGATCATCTTTAGCGTGAGCGGTTATAGTATGTGTTCCTGAAGGAACATTGTTCCAGGTAAATACATAACGTCCGTTTGAAACAGTTCCATAACCAAGCAGATGTGTATCTTTAAAGAAGGATACTTCAGAGATGCTACCAATACGGACGCTTGCATAAGCACCTAATTCAATATCGATTGGTACATTGTTATCTGCAGGTTTGATCACCTTTAAATTGTTTTCAGGATAAACTATAGATACCCTGGGTTCAGCAGGAAATTCATCGATTATCTCAGAAATATATCTGTTTATTAATGCAAGATCAGTAGAACTAATATCTCCTGATCGGTTCACATCTGCTGCAAGTATTCCATAAGAAGACGGGAATGAATCTATTGTTTTTAGTATATACTGTTGGACTAGATCAGCATCATGAGCGGTTACCTTTCCATCCCCATTCACATCTCCGTAACGAAAAGAAGCATACGTTAGGAAGGTAAAACTGCTTATTATCAACGCACATAGTGTAAACGTTTTAACCATGAGTTATTCCTTGTTTAAAGATTGATTTTGAGTTGTCTGGCACGTGCATCTTTAAAATCAAACATAACCATTGTTGGAAACAAGCGTATGAAAAAATAAGTGTTTCAGTTTTTGAAACACTTATTTTACAGAAAAACAGATTAGAATTAAATGCCCTACTCTGGTTTAAAAAAATGGAGGGGTATAATATTTACATTACACTGAGAATAAAAAACAGGGTAAGCAAACAAATCTTGATTAAAAGCTCAACCCATCTTTTTCACAAAACTATCATAGCTCAAGGGAAAGATTAATCTCCACTTCCTCTCCCCAAATCGCATAAGGAACACTAACGTTTATGATGACATTGCGCCCGTTATTACCGTTTTCTGTTACCTGTGCGGTTGTCACCTGCTTATCACCAACCATCGCCGTTCCCAAAATCAGGTTGTTTATAGATGCGATAAGCTCATCGGAAACTTCACTGCACGATAGCTCCCTGGTGTTTAGAATAATTAAGGTACAGAGACGGGATATATGGCCCGCAAGAAGAAGTGAAGGGATAGAATAATTACTTTTACCATAGGTTTTTATTCCCTCGAGAGTTACTGAAAGTGTTCCAGGGGCACTATTCACAGGACAAAGCCCGGCATCCGCTATCTCCCCGGCTTTGCTGTAAGTAAGTGTGGTAACACATACCTGCATAGCATCACTTCCAGGATCCGTATAGCTGTGTAATGCTGATATGTCAGTGAGTTGAGCTTTACGGGTTAAATGATTCAAGGAATCACTTTTAAACGAGGCGATTAAACCCGCAATTAAAGAGATAATGACAGCCGAAGATGAACCACACGGTATGTCCTGAGGTTTATGCTGCTCTGAATAATGAAAGGTTTTTACCTTTTTGCCACCCATACCATACGCCGGACGTAGATAGAAACTGTTTGCTCCTAAAATAAGCCAGTTTGCTTCATCTCTATTGCGCAGATCACGCCACGTTTCATATCCACACCCATCCAAAAGCATCTGAAAACTTGGCACAGAAGAACGTAAAGACTGATATTGTGAAACACCAAAAAACTGTGGAGCTGCAGGTAACACCATGAGCGTTTGAGTGGCTATACCAAGTTGCCCAAGGTTCTGAGCCTGCTCATAATCGGGCCTGTTAGAACTAAAACTGTGAAGCGATGCAACCACATCCGGACCAGGTACCCCGCTGTTCCATACAGGTTTAAACACCACCTCAAGGAGCGTCTTGTCAAGAACATTTTTGGCACAGTTAACAACCTCAATAGCTATACCGGCTCTATTATCGGTATTTCCAAATAGAAACTTAAGCTCTCTCCAGGCAGTTTCAAGAGCTTTAAATTCAGAGTGATGAAGAATTTCATCCATCTGCATCCCTATAACAGAGTCTATGGTATCAAAAATTGATGTGATCCTGCCCTGTATAGTACCATCCATGCCGCTTTGAGTAGTACTACTTTGGGTAATGGTAGTACCCTGTTCTTTCGTATCGGAAGGAGGAGGAAGGGTTGGATCCATCATAGAAAGAATCGCATCAACAGTACCTTTGTTTGCGCTATCCTGATTGTGTTTAGATGATGAAAAATTTTCGCTGTGACCCGAATTTTGATAAGCATCAATGCCAGGTAAAGATGAAAGTTTGCTGGCTACTGACTCAGGGAGAGGGGTGTTGCATATACTTGCACTCAAACTTTCTGAATCAATCTCGCCCTCCTGATACGAACGTATCTGCTTTTTGAGATCGAGCAGCCATTGTAGCTCCGGTATCTGCTGTACAAGAGCATCAGGGGCGAAATCTGACATGCATGAAAAGGACAAGGAAAGATCGAGATGTTTAGTATCACATCGACAGCAATCTTTTACATAGAAATTTAAAGATGGTTTCAGGATCGAAAAAAGATCATTAAAGCTACTTTTATCGAGATTAATTGTATGGTCCCAGTTTTTTCCTGGAGATAACTCTGCGGCGATGACAACCCGCCAAGAGTGGTCTTTTGTTATCGGTGATGGTATTTGCATGTAATCCTCTTAATGTGTTTAACATTTGGGTGCATTATAGTAGTAATATTCAATATAAATAAAGAAGGTGAAAAAGTCACGCGTAGACGCAGAGGCGCAGAGAGAGGGGAGAGGAGGGGAAAGGGATTGTTACACGCGTAGGCGCAGAGACGCAGAGAGTGGGGAGGGGAGAGGAAAGGGAATTGTTACACGCGGAGGCGCGGAGACGCAGAGGGGTTGAGAGGAAAGGGAATTGTTTACACGGAGGCGCAGAAACGCAAAGAAAAGGGAGAGGGGAGAGGAAAGGGATTTGCTACACACAGAGGCGCGGAGGTAAAACCCTTACGGGAGTGTAAACATTTTTGTGTAAATGGTTCCAGTAAATTATTATATCTA
It contains:
- a CDS encoding Ig-like domain-containing protein produces the protein MVKTFTLCALIISSFTFLTYASFRYGDVNGDGKVTAHDADLVQQYILKTIDSFPSSYGILAADVNRSGDISSTDLALINRYISEIIDEFPAEPRVSIVYPENNLKVIKPADNNVPIDIELGAYASVRIGSISEVSFFKDTHLLGYGTVSNGRYVFTWNNVPSGTHTITAHAKDDQGGTRISSPITITVCPNANRPPRVNRPVVRMGPAGNVVRTCTLLVQAFDPDGSISKVEFYSGFDLIGTATTSIGNDTYRYIWNNVRPGNYTIHAVVYDNLNARTGTGKQFHNHLSLLTNIEYSNFGVGILPNGYQSYDIGLDNSIGKYGYGRYISSTGQIMVTGAGQTSNHTQDAGQFTYTPLFGDGEYVAQVESINNLNHGGRVGIMIRNGLEPNAQFVSLEMNQSGLLFGYSRSLEGEQKHCHFNVSAAFAPHWLKISRSGNQFSFYRSTNGSNWQLLSKTSIDMPEKVLSGLIVYNNQKSSKATTVFNNVSQYVPAPTCNRNGCITKKVALLVYNPIFKTNNYIR
- a CDS encoding right-handed parallel beta-helix repeat-containing protein; protein product: MLKCKKKLVCLIIALCSGIATFSNIPDGDRTFFIATDGDDSNSGTKNSPLGTLDHAVGIAEPGDVFVLRGGTYYHDRRIDANSSGTQEKPITIVNYPEETPVLNFEAQEEQPGRDGLRINGDHWHVIGIHLTRAGGNGFRIHGSHNFIKQCVAFENRLTGIHLEDGSHNLIKNNDSYRNFNLRGRVGNMSDGFAAKYEALGPGNVFYGNRAWENSDDGFDFWMAESTILLENNWAFGNGNSSIWNHPEFDGGGNGFKLGGNHISGNHIIKRNMAFDNHGKGFDHNNNTGALYLAHNSAYNNGITHNGRNFDFPNEPSSGQHQFYNNLSYNSPNGVRIASGSDQQGNSWQQSESITDDMFLSLLTSAAKGPRQPDGSLPDILLLRPRPETFMVNGGVDIDEPYSGTAPDIGAYEHGESGDAGNTKLQSLMIDGEALPSFNPSTLSYTLTLAAGTSVPPIISADPEDDSASVEIVQPRNITGDNFAPLFSDALIKVIAGDNQTHRTYTVSIYSPSSWNGYNWTAMPDNSSPPFSQSNWNQANYSLIEDPDNPGNSFLQLITNNASNKGEWVHQISSSADEFTVIAKIRALPGDYLKAMVIDLRLFGVRERLYINSDNSYHLRHGGSQVNSLPQGSDVMNWNIYRLTREGNETRFFFNENPVPLEVTHSETVTDDNHFGFGDPFSDQKCAGQMDWLLWSDQGAFYPEQSTAQLSFSHSQNSAFEMTVHAVSPKTPFVTIEYVLDKDQPTVLNLYDIKGRVVRRVLNDIKNKGIHLQAVNISSLANGTYFLRLATLVRAVQRRIVIAR
- a CDS encoding type VI secretion system contractile sheath large subunit, producing the protein MQIPSPITKDHSWRVVIAAELSPGKNWDHTINLDKSSFNDLFSILKPSLNFYVKDCCRCDTKHLDLSLSFSCMSDFAPDALVQQIPELQWLLDLKKQIRSYQEGEIDSESLSASICNTPLPESVASKLSSLPGIDAYQNSGHSENFSSSKHNQDSANKGTVDAILSMMDPTLPPPSDTKEQGTTITQSSTTQSGMDGTIQGRITSIFDTIDSVIGMQMDEILHHSEFKALETAWRELKFLFGNTDNRAGIAIEVVNCAKNVLDKTLLEVVFKPVWNSGVPGPDVVASLHSFSSNRPDYEQAQNLGQLGIATQTLMVLPAAPQFFGVSQYQSLRSSVPSFQMLLDGCGYETWRDLRNRDEANWLILGANSFYLRPAYGMGGKKVKTFHYSEQHKPQDIPCGSSSAVIISLIAGLIASFKSDSLNHLTRKAQLTDISALHSYTDPGSDAMQVCVTTLTYSKAGEIADAGLCPVNSAPGTLSVTLEGIKTYGKSNYSIPSLLLAGHISRLCTLIILNTRELSCSEVSDELIASINNLILGTAMVGDKQVTTAQVTENGNNGRNVIINVSVPYAIWGEEVEINLSLEL